In one Lycorma delicatula isolate Av1 chromosome 5, ASM4794821v1, whole genome shotgun sequence genomic region, the following are encoded:
- the LOC142324563 gene encoding uncharacterized protein LOC142324563: MSGTPKSTVDSCTKISKHFIDRIKREGAENHYMERGYNSPLTDEEKIKLLHEKKQNGTNNDRDTEMNFLSDEHLQQMLCHIDEGKIMENENGIDSDTNMDFTTTTLIPNRCEDSNSESEKSQHDETVKSAKHVVKSKVDEFNNKLEVFSTHVNQLLINEEKRYETIEDIDGEFSNLNKLWEQTSDNYKHLNFQVNELNDRIEKLMKEIISDQDHQKKNEEMIKEIYEKLQKAEEEIEEKSQDSDDDIAELKEKLKISYHCATKPEDSEEIEKKSEDSDPDLDEDDIAEKQKFMISYHCDEIEKKSQDSDSDPDIEKGQ; encoded by the exons ATGTCAGGCACACCCAAATCAACTGTAGATTCCTGTACAAAGATATCTAAGCATTTCATCGATAGAATTAAAAGAGAA GGTGCAGAAAACCATTATATGGAGAGAGGTTATAACTCACCATTGACAgatgaagagaaaataaaattgttacatgaaaagaaacaGAATGGTACAAATAACGATAGAGATACTGAAATGAATTTCTTAAGTGATGAACACCTGCAACAAATGCTTTGTCATATTGATGAaggaaaaataatggaaaatgaaaATGGTATTGATAGTGATACTAATATGGATTTTACAACTACTACACTGATACCAAATAGGTGTGAGGACTCTAATTCAGAATCAGAG AAGTCTCAACATGATGAAACAGTTAAATCAGCAAAACATGTTGTAAAGTCTAAAGtggatgaatttaataataaattagaggTATTCTCAACACATGTAAATCAG ttacttataaatgaagaaaaaagatatGAAACAATAGAAGATATTGATGGAGAATTTTCAAATCTAAATAAGTTATGGGAACAAACTTCAGACaactataaacatttaaattttcaagtaaacgAACTGAATGATCGTATAGAAAAGCTGATGAAAGAAATA ATTTCAGATCAAGatcatcaaaagaaaaatgaagaaatgataaaagaaatttatgaaaaattacaaaaggcggaagaagaaattgaagaaaaatcaCAAGACAGTGATGATGATATagcagaattaaaagaaaaacttaagattTCATATCACTGTGCCACTAAACCAGAGGACagtgaagaaattgaaaaaaaatcagaagatagTGATCCAGacttagatgaagatgatatagcagaaaaacaaaaatttatgatttcatatCATTGTGATGAAATTGAAAAGAAATCACAAGACAGTGACAGTGATCCAGACATAGAAAAAGGACAGTGA